One window of the Ictidomys tridecemlineatus isolate mIctTri1 chromosome 11, mIctTri1.hap1, whole genome shotgun sequence genome contains the following:
- the LOC144368553 gene encoding uncharacterized protein C1orf167-like has protein sequence MEPRLVTSYKENVPPGPATPWRPEQRRFLRGLESGLSHGNGQSVPICQVTREGPPTTPSPGTALPQDPCRVQSNLASPLAHLGLPLKDTTCWLDTSGFQQQSNLWSLAGRPQGKVRESPVQQKNLHVGGTGSSSLRESHRPRAHLPLCMRQVPGATLAPCSNFRPATGFGPLDGCPRPGPRAWRDLESRTGRLVGEPLTLEDLAVPAQSQARAPPPSATCLLLASVKRLEQEATGLRCRVSQKPPGHAPWGPRTRRGQAFPARPQPSQPVHASRDEKRRPRGLLETWGVQAPTDPGALSQPESFTTALGTFTGNFFDSEQEVLPAQPPGPGDKCPPEPPRGWEAMGIPSLAGGTGSSEARGTSSASSSATGDALLGQEGGEQPLPEQADREAERTASCPSDATSARRSGRQVEAGGGWARVGLPAGRASCSPA, from the exons ATGGAGCCAAGACTTGTCACCAGCTATAAGGAGAATGTGCCCCCAGGGCCTGCAACCCCCTGGAGGCCAG agcAGCGAAGATTTCTGAGGGGCCTGGAAAGTGGCCTGAGCCATGGAAATGGCCAGTCGGTGCCCATATGCCAGGTCACAAGGGAAGGGCCGCCTACCACACCCTCTCCAGGAACGGCACTGCCCCAGGATCCCTGCAGAGTGCAGAGCAACCTGGCCAGTCCTCTTGCCCACCTGGGCCTGCCCCTGAAGGACACGACTTGCTGGCTGGACACTTCAGGTTTCCAGCAACAGAGCAACTTGTGGTCACTGGCTGGGAGGCCCCAGGGGAAGGTGCGAGAGTCCCCTGTTCAGCAGAAGAACTTGCATGTTGGGGGGACGGGCAGCAGCTCCCTCCGGGAAAGCCACAGGCCGCGGGCTCACCTGCCCCTCTGCATGAGGCAGGTCCCCGGGGCCACACTGGCCCCCTGCTCCAACTTCAGGCCGGCCACAGGCTTCGGTCCACTGGATGGATGCCCACGGCCAGGTCCCAGAGCCTGGCGTGACCTGGAGAGCCGGACTGGCAGGCTGGTGGGGGAGCCCCTCACCCTGGAGGACTTAGCTGTCCCTGCCCAGAGCCAGGCTCGGGCCCCGCCCCCCAGCGCCACCTGCCTGCTGCTGGCCTCTGTGAAGCGCTTGGAGCAAGAGGCCACTGGCCTCAGGTGCAGAGTGTCCCAGAAGCCCCCTGGCCATGCACCGTGGGGCCCCCGCACCCGCCGTGGCCAGGCATTCCCTGCCCGCCCCCAGCCCAGCCAGCCTGTTCACGCTTCCCGGGATGAGAAGAGACGCCCCCGCGGCCTCCTAGAGACTTGGGGGGTCCAGGCCCCCACAGACCCTGGAGCACTCAGCCAGCCGGAGTCGTTCACCACCGCTCTGGGGACGTTCACGGGGAACTTCTTTGACTCTGAGCAGGAGGTCCTTCCCGCCCAGCCCCCAGGACCAGGAGACAAGTGTCCCCCAGAGCCTCCACGTGGCTGGGAGGCCATGGGGATCCCCAGTCTCGCTGGAGGGACGGGCAGCTCGGAGGCCAGAGGCACTTCTTCAGCCTCCTCCAGCGCCACTGGGGATGCCCTCCTCgggcaggaaggaggagagcAGCCCCTGCCGGAGCAGGCAGACAGGGAGGCCGAGAGGACGGCTTCCTGTCCCTCAGATGCCACCTCTGCGAGGAGGAGCGGCCGGCAGGtggaggctggaggaggctgggccagggTGGGGCTCCCAGCAGGCAGGGCCTCCTGCTCCCCGGCCTGA